In Providencia rettgeri, the following proteins share a genomic window:
- the aroG gene encoding 3-deoxy-7-phosphoheptulonate synthase AroG, which yields MNYQNDDVRIKQIKELLPPIALLEKFPATDKAAFTVHEARLAIHNILAGKDDRLVVVIGPCSIHDTKAALEYAERLGKLREELKGSLEIVMRVYFEKPRTTVGWKGLINDPKMDCSFDINEGLRIARELLLTINNQGLPTAGEFLDVISPQYVADLMSWGAIGARTTESQIHRELASGLSCPVGFKNGTDGTIKIAIDAINSARSAHCFLSVTKWGHSAIVNTSGNPDCHIILRGGKEPNYSAKHVKEVREGLEKAGLVPSIMIDFSHANSCKKFEKQMEVATDVSEQISQGDRSITGIMIESNLIEGNQNLESDEPLVYGKSVTDACIGWSDTEKVLRQLSDAVIARRNK from the coding sequence ATGAATTATCAGAACGATGACGTCAGAATAAAACAAATTAAAGAATTATTACCACCAATTGCTCTGCTCGAAAAATTTCCAGCAACCGACAAAGCTGCGTTTACCGTTCATGAAGCACGCCTGGCAATCCACAATATTTTAGCCGGTAAAGATGACCGTTTAGTGGTCGTCATTGGCCCTTGTTCAATTCATGATACTAAAGCGGCTTTAGAATATGCTGAGCGCTTGGGTAAATTACGTGAGGAATTAAAAGGCTCATTGGAAATCGTGATGCGGGTGTATTTTGAAAAGCCGCGCACAACAGTAGGCTGGAAAGGGCTAATTAATGATCCTAAAATGGATTGTAGCTTTGATATTAACGAAGGTTTACGTATTGCTCGTGAATTATTGCTGACAATCAATAACCAAGGCTTACCAACTGCGGGTGAGTTCTTAGATGTCATCAGCCCACAATACGTGGCAGATTTGATGAGTTGGGGGGCAATCGGTGCTCGAACCACTGAATCACAAATTCACCGTGAGCTAGCGTCTGGTTTATCTTGCCCTGTTGGTTTTAAAAATGGTACAGATGGCACAATTAAAATTGCCATTGATGCAATTAACTCTGCGCGTTCAGCCCACTGTTTCTTGTCAGTGACCAAGTGGGGACACTCTGCGATAGTGAACACCAGCGGAAACCCAGATTGCCATATTATTTTACGTGGTGGTAAAGAACCAAATTACAGTGCTAAGCACGTGAAAGAAGTCCGTGAAGGGCTAGAGAAAGCAGGGCTTGTGCCTAGCATCATGATTGATTTTAGCCATGCGAATAGCTGTAAAAAATTCGAAAAACAAATGGAAGTAGCAACGGATGTTAGCGAGCAAATTAGCCAAGGCGACCGCTCGATTACAGGAATTATGATTGAAAGTAATCTTATTGAAGGTAACCAAAACCTCGAATCTGATGAGCCACTCGTTTACGGTAAAAGCGTGACGGATGCGTGTATTGGTTGGAGTGATACTGAAAAAGTATTACGTCAATTATCGGATGCAGTAATTGCCCGCCGTAATAAATAA
- the gpmA gene encoding 2,3-diphosphoglycerate-dependent phosphoglycerate mutase: MAVTKLVLVRHGESEWNKENRFTGWTDVELSDKGREEAKIAGQLLKDEGFVFDFAYTSVLKRAIHTLWNILDQVEQQWLPVEKSWKLNERHYGALQGLDKSETAAKYGDEQVKLWRRGFAITPPELTKDDERFPGHDPRYAKLSEKELPVTESLATTIERVIPYWEEVIKPRVASGEKVIIAAHGNSLRALVKYLDNMGEDEILNLNIPTAVPMVYEFDENMKPIKRYYLGNQDEIAAKQAAVANQGKAK, translated from the coding sequence ATGGCTGTAACTAAACTGGTTTTAGTAAGACACGGTGAAAGTGAGTGGAACAAAGAGAACCGCTTCACCGGTTGGACTGATGTAGAACTGTCTGATAAAGGCCGCGAAGAAGCAAAAATTGCAGGCCAACTGCTAAAAGACGAAGGTTTTGTTTTTGATTTTGCTTACACTTCCGTTCTGAAACGCGCTATCCATACTTTATGGAATATCCTTGATCAAGTTGAACAACAATGGTTGCCTGTTGAAAAAAGCTGGAAACTGAATGAACGCCATTACGGTGCACTGCAAGGTTTGGACAAATCAGAAACTGCGGCAAAATACGGTGACGAACAAGTTAAATTATGGCGTCGTGGTTTTGCCATCACCCCTCCTGAATTGACTAAAGATGATGAGCGTTTCCCTGGCCATGACCCTCGCTATGCGAAACTGTCAGAAAAAGAGCTACCTGTCACTGAAAGCTTAGCAACTACGATCGAACGTGTTATCCCTTATTGGGAAGAAGTGATTAAACCTCGCGTTGCTAGCGGTGAAAAAGTCATCATTGCAGCTCACGGTAACTCTTTACGCGCCTTAGTTAAATATTTAGATAACATGGGTGAAGATGAAATTCTAAACCTGAATATCCCAACTGCGGTTCCAATGGTTTATGAATTCGATGAAAACATGAAACCAATCAAACGTTACTATTTAGGTAACCAAGATGAAATCGCAGCTAAACAAGCTGCTGTAGCAAACCAAGGTAAAGCGAAGTAA
- a CDS encoding CPBP family intramembrane glutamic endopeptidase encodes MAWLMLASSLTALATHRLIALFLLVCTIITAALTQLIDWQAILLLICITIIAIIRLRFQHYLSIKIISEITLLTCTIGLFIHLFPGFNNLRYLDKVTVGEHSAPFTMYFNFDKALVPFILLACLPTLFVCRPAKHATKVQWALLVVSVPLLLLIATAAGGLAFEWHFPSWLPAFVLCNLFFVSLAEEALFRGYFQQRLTLWFKSPYLALVIASLLFGAVHFAGGPLLILFATLAGLIYGLAWMWSGKLWLAVSIHFGLNLGHLLFFTYPVKMVMSQ; translated from the coding sequence ATGGCTTGGTTAATGTTAGCCTCTTCACTCACAGCGCTTGCAACACATCGTTTAATTGCACTTTTTTTACTCGTATGCACAATTATTACCGCAGCACTTACACAGCTTATTGATTGGCAAGCAATTCTGTTATTGATTTGTATTACAATAATTGCCATTATTCGTTTGCGTTTCCAACACTATCTATCCATCAAAATTATCAGTGAAATCACCTTACTAACATGTACGATTGGGTTATTTATTCACTTATTCCCTGGGTTTAATAACCTGAGATATCTCGATAAAGTTACCGTAGGGGAACATAGTGCTCCTTTCACAATGTATTTTAATTTTGATAAAGCACTGGTTCCTTTTATTTTACTCGCCTGCTTACCCACATTATTTGTTTGCCGGCCAGCCAAACATGCAACTAAAGTTCAGTGGGCTCTGCTGGTTGTTTCTGTGCCACTTTTATTACTGATTGCGACAGCCGCCGGTGGATTAGCCTTTGAATGGCATTTTCCAAGTTGGTTACCTGCTTTTGTGCTCTGTAATCTATTTTTTGTTTCATTAGCTGAAGAAGCACTATTTCGAGGTTATTTTCAGCAACGTTTAACCCTTTGGTTTAAATCCCCATACCTCGCATTAGTGATTGCTTCGCTATTATTTGGCGCCGTGCATTTTGCAGGTGGGCCGTTGCTAATTCTTTTCGCTACGTTAGCGGGTTTGATTTATGGCCTAGCTTGGATGTGGAGCGGTAAATTATGGCTTGCTGTATCGATTCACTTCGGGTTAAATTTGGGGCATCTGTTATTTTTTACTTATCCTGTAAAAATGGTGATGAGTCAATAA
- the modF gene encoding molybdate ABC transporter ATP-binding protein ModF: protein MGTITIQHGNFKLSEIQTLDIQQLNIEKGESWAFIGANGSGKSSLARVLSNELPPLSGVVKNTFTSPVRLSFEQLQKIINEEWQRNNTDLLSDDEDDTGYTAAEIIQFNHKDNEYCLELAARFGISDLLSRRFKYLSTGETRKVLLCQTLMGNPDLLILDEPFDGLDVYSRGHLSELLSSLSEKGLTLILVLNRFDELPDFIENIGVVADCKLTMAGDRESVLANTLITQLQHSEKIKRLSIPETEDPTTDEKLDDTTPRIILKNGTVSYNDKPILHGLNWQVNPNEHWQIIGENGAGKSTLLSLITGDHPQGYSNDLTLFGHRRGTGETIWDIKRHIGYVSNSIHQEYRVATSVLNVIISGFHDSIGLYQTPSDRQIQLAYEWLALLGFSTQIAQNPFHSLSWGQQRLVLIARALVKHPAMLILDEPLQGLDGLNRLLVLRFIDVMLSQGNTQLLFVSHHQEDAPACITHRLTFVPDNGTYRYDIEEL, encoded by the coding sequence ATGGGCACAATAACAATACAACATGGCAACTTTAAGCTCAGTGAAATACAAACTTTAGACATTCAACAACTTAACATCGAAAAAGGGGAAAGTTGGGCTTTTATTGGTGCTAATGGCAGCGGTAAATCTTCACTTGCTCGGGTACTTTCCAATGAGCTCCCACCACTTTCTGGCGTAGTAAAAAATACATTCACCTCTCCGGTTCGTCTATCATTTGAACAATTACAAAAAATCATCAATGAAGAGTGGCAGCGCAATAACACTGATCTGCTCAGTGATGATGAAGATGACACAGGGTATACCGCCGCTGAAATCATCCAATTTAACCATAAAGACAATGAATATTGCCTCGAGCTTGCCGCTCGCTTCGGTATCAGTGACTTGTTGTCTCGTCGGTTTAAATACCTATCCACAGGAGAAACACGCAAGGTACTATTATGCCAAACATTAATGGGCAACCCTGACCTACTGATCCTCGATGAGCCATTTGATGGTCTAGATGTCTATTCCAGAGGCCATCTTAGCGAGCTGCTATCCAGTTTGTCTGAAAAAGGCTTAACTTTAATATTAGTTCTAAACCGCTTCGATGAGCTCCCAGACTTTATTGAAAACATCGGTGTCGTCGCTGACTGCAAGTTAACCATGGCAGGAGATAGAGAGTCAGTACTCGCTAACACGCTAATAACGCAATTACAACACAGCGAGAAAATTAAGCGGCTTTCCATCCCTGAAACAGAGGACCCCACCACAGACGAAAAACTGGATGACACGACACCTCGTATTATTTTGAAAAATGGAACTGTTAGCTACAATGACAAACCGATATTGCACGGGTTAAATTGGCAGGTAAACCCAAACGAACACTGGCAAATTATCGGTGAAAATGGGGCTGGAAAATCAACGTTACTGAGCCTGATCACAGGGGATCACCCTCAAGGTTATAGTAATGACTTAACCTTATTTGGTCACCGTCGTGGAACAGGAGAAACCATATGGGATATCAAGCGTCATATTGGTTACGTCAGCAATAGCATTCACCAAGAATACCGTGTCGCAACCAGCGTACTCAATGTGATTATTTCCGGTTTTCATGATTCTATTGGCTTGTACCAAACCCCTTCCGACCGCCAAATCCAATTAGCGTATGAATGGTTAGCTTTGTTAGGTTTTTCAACGCAAATAGCTCAGAACCCTTTCCACAGTCTTTCGTGGGGGCAACAGCGCTTAGTTCTAATAGCCAGAGCTCTGGTTAAACACCCTGCCATGCTAATTTTAGATGAGCCATTGCAAGGGCTCGATGGCCTTAATAGGTTGTTAGTTCTGCGGTTTATTGATGTCATGCTAAGCCAAGGTAACACACAGCTCTTGTTTGTCAGCCATCATCAAGAAGACGCTCCTGCTTGTATTACACATCGGCTCACTTTTGTCCCTGACAATGGGACATACCGTTACGATATTGAAGAACTTTAA
- the modE gene encoding molybdenum-dependent transcriptional regulator, with product MQAEILLTLKLQGSLFADPRRIALLKQIKATGSISQGAKLAGISYKSAWDAINEMNQLTDDILVDRATGGKGGGGTTLTHYGERLLQLYDLLAQIQQKAFDVLKEDNLPLDSLLAAISRFSLQTSARNQFFGTLIARDHMQVQQHVQIRLSDNSTVINAALTEQSANRLGLTEGKEVLALIKAPWVKITKQPNPTGFDNHLEGKITTLERGDENSEVIVTLTGGETLCSTMPNSEIDNQSLKVNNSVTALFNADQVIVATLC from the coding sequence ATGCAGGCCGAAATTTTACTCACATTGAAACTACAGGGCAGTTTATTTGCTGATCCTCGCCGTATCGCGCTACTAAAACAAATTAAAGCGACAGGGTCAATCAGCCAAGGTGCCAAACTTGCAGGGATCAGCTATAAAAGTGCTTGGGATGCCATCAATGAAATGAATCAGCTTACTGATGATATCCTTGTTGACCGTGCAACTGGGGGTAAAGGCGGTGGCGGTACAACACTCACTCACTATGGTGAGCGATTACTTCAACTATATGATCTACTAGCACAAATTCAGCAAAAAGCCTTTGATGTACTCAAAGAAGATAATCTCCCTTTAGACAGCTTATTAGCAGCTATTTCGCGTTTTTCACTGCAAACTAGTGCCCGCAACCAGTTTTTTGGGACTTTAATTGCACGCGACCACATGCAAGTTCAGCAACATGTGCAAATTCGCTTGTCAGATAACAGTACGGTGATTAATGCCGCACTAACAGAGCAGAGTGCTAACCGTTTAGGGTTAACGGAAGGTAAAGAAGTGCTCGCATTAATTAAAGCACCTTGGGTCAAAATTACTAAACAGCCTAACCCAACAGGCTTTGATAACCATCTTGAAGGGAAAATTACCACCTTAGAGCGGGGTGATGAGAACAGTGAAGTGATTGTGACACTCACAGGTGGTGAAACATTATGTTCAACCATGCCAAACAGTGAAATTGATAATCAATCGTTGAAAGTGAATAATAGCGTTACCGCATTATTCAATGCGGACCAAGTAATTGTTGCCACACTTTGTTAG